GACCACGATCTGACCCGCCTTGAGCTCGTTGAACAGGATCCGCTCGGACAGGTTGTCCTCGATGTCGCGCTGGATGGTCCGGCGCAGCGGCCGGGCGCCCAGCACCGGGTCGAAGCCCTTCTTCGCCAGGTACTTCTTGGCGTTGTCGGTGAGCTCCATGCTCATGTCCTTGTTGCGCAACTGCGTCTCGATCCGGGAGATCATGATGTCCACGATCGACAGGATCTCGGTGCGGTTGAGCTGGTGGAACACGATGGTGTCGTCGATCCGGTTGAGGAACTCCGGCCGGAAGTGCTGCTTGAGCTCGTCGTTGACCTTCTGCTTCATCCGGTCGTAGTTGGAGTCGCTGTCCTCCGACGCCTGGAAGCCCAACGACACCGCCTTGGCCACATCCCGGGTGCCCAGGTTGGTGGTCAGGATGATCACGGTGTTCTTGAAGTCGACGATCCGACCCTGACCGTCGGTGAGCCGCCCGTCCTCCAGAATCTGCAGCAGCGTGTTGAACACGTCCGGGTGGGCCTTCTCGATCTCGTCGAAGAGCACCACCGAGAACGGCCGACGGCGGACCTTCTCGGTCAACTGGCCGCCCTCGTCGTAGCCGACGTACCCGGGCGGGGCACCGACCAGCCGGGACACCGTGTACCGGTCGTGGAACTCGGACATGTCAAGTTGGATCAGGGCGTCCTCGCTGCCGAACAGGAACTCGGCGAGCGCCTTGGACAGCTCGGTCTTACCGACACCGGACGGGCCGGCGAAGATGAACGAGCCGGACGGCCGCTTGGGGTCCTTCAGGCCGGCCCGGGTACGCCGGATCGCCTTCGAGACCGCCTTGACCGCGTCTTCCTGGCCGACGACCCGCTTGTGCAGCTCGTCTTCCATGCGCAGCAGCCGGGAGGTCTCCTCCTCGGTCAGCTTGTAGACCGGGATGCCGGTCCAGTTGCCGAGGACCTCGGCGATCTGCTCGTCGTCGACCTCGCTGACCACGTCGAGGTCGCCGGCCTTCCACTCCTTCTCCCGCTGCGCCTTCTGCCCGAGCAGCTGCTTCTCCTTGTCGCGCAGCTGGGCGGCCCGCTCGAAGTCCTGCGCGTCGATCGCGGACTCCTTGTCGCGGCGTACCTGGGCGATGCGCTCGTCGAAGTCGCGCAGGTCTGGCGGAGCGGTCATCCGACGGATCCGCATCCGGGCACCGGCCTCGTCGATCAGGTCGATCGCCTTGTCCGGCAGGAACCGGTCGGAGATGTAGCGGTCGGCCAGGGTGGCGGCGGCGACCAGCGCGGCGTCGGTGATGCTCACCCGGTGGTGTGCCTCGTAGCGGTCCCGCAGGCCCTTGAGGATCTCGATGGTGTGGGCCAGCGACGGCTCGCCGACCTGGATCGGCTGGAACCGGCGCTCCAGCGCGGCGTCCTTTTCCAGGTGCTTGCGGTATTCGTCGAGCGTGGTCGCGCCGATGGTCTGCAGCTCGCCACGGGCCAGCATCGGCTTGAGGATGCTCGCCGCGTCGATCGCGCCCTCGGCCGCGCCCGCGCCGACCAGGGTGTGGATCTCGTCGATGAACAGGATGATGTCGCCCCGGGTGCGAATCTCCTTCAGCACCTTCTTGAGACGCTCCTCGAAGTCACCCCGGTAGCGGGAGCCAGCGACCAGCGCGCCGAGGTCGAGGGTGTAGAGCTGCTTGTCCTTGAGGGTCTCGGGCACCTCGCCCTTGATGATCTTCTGGGACAGGCCTTCCACCACGGCCGTCTTGCCGACGCCGGGCTCACCGATCAGCACCGGGTTGTTCTTGGTACGGCGGGACAGCACCTGCATGACCCGCTCGATTTCCTTTTCCCGGCCGATGACCGGGTCGAGCTTGCCCTCGCGGGCCGCCTGGGTCAGGTTGCGGCCGAACTGGTCCAGCACCAGGCTGGTCGACGGGGCGGCCTCGCCCGTCGCCGCGCCGGCGGCCGCCGGCTCCTTGCCCTGGTAGCCGGAGAGCAGCTGGATGACCTGCTGACGGACCCGGTTGAGGTCGGCGCCGAGCTTGACCAGCACCTGGGCGGCGACGCCCTCGCCCTCGCGGATCAGGCCGAGCAGGATGTGTTCGGTGCCGATGTAGTTGTGGCCGAGCTGCAGCGCCTCGCGCAGGGACAGCTCCAGCACCTTCTTCGCCCGCGGCGTGAACGGGATGTGACCGCTCGGCGCCTGCTGGCCCTGGCCGATGATTTCCTCGACCTGTTGACGCACACCTTCCAGCGAGATGCCCAGACTCTCCAGGGCCTTCGCCGCCACGCCCTCACCCTCGTGGATGAGGCCGAGCAGGATGTGCTCCGTGCCGATGTAGTTGTGGTTGAGCATCCGGGCTTCTTCTTGAGCCAGGACGACAACTCGCCGTGCTCGGTCGGTGAACCGCTCGAACATGCCCTCGTGCTCCTCACGTGCCGTGCGCCAGTGGTCTTGGCGGGCCAGCGCACGGGCTTCCAGGTGGACGCCCGTGCCATCACTCTATCGCCGCGAGCCGACTCTGCTCGTGCCCTGTCGCGCCAGAGCAGGTGCGATCCGCGACGTTTAACCCAACTGTGCCGGCTCGGAGCCTGTTCCCCGAGGCTCTGGCGCTACGCGGTGAGCGAAATCGACCACTGGTCCGGCCGGTTGGTCGGCACCGGCCGCCGTACGGCCAGGCCGGGCTGAGGCAGCCGGGTCGAGGCAGCCGGGTCGCGACACGCCGGATCCGGGGTGCACCAAGCACCAGACCGGACATCTAACCCAAATGCCGCGCCAGGCGGGGACGCGAACGCGTCCCCGCCCGGCGGCATCGCCTACCGCTCGATCCGGAACGAGCCGGCGCCGTAGCTCCGGACGACCGAAACCGCTGAACGGATCAACGACCGGCCTTGGCGTGGTACTCGTCCACGATCTCCTGCGGGATACGCCCGCGGTCGGAGATCTCCTTGCCTTCCTTCTTCGCCCAGGCACGGATTGCCCGGTTCTGCTCGCGGTCGGCGGCGGCACCGCCCCGACCCCGCGCGGCCCGGCCACCCACGACGACGCCGCCACGGCCGATCTTGGTGCCAGCGGCCACGTACGGAGCGAAAACGTGCCGCAA
The sequence above is a segment of the Solwaraspora sp. WMMD406 genome. Coding sequences within it:
- a CDS encoding Lsr2 family protein translates to MAKQIIHKLVDDLDGGDADETVKFALDGVQFEIDLSAKNAEKLRHVFAPYVAAGTKIGRGGVVVGGRAARGRGGAAADREQNRAIRAWAKKEGKEISDRGRIPQEIVDEYHAKAGR
- a CDS encoding ATP-dependent Clp protease ATP-binding subunit; translated protein: MFERFTDRARRVVVLAQEEARMLNHNYIGTEHILLGLIHEGEGVAAKALESLGISLEGVRQQVEEIIGQGQQAPSGHIPFTPRAKKVLELSLREALQLGHNYIGTEHILLGLIREGEGVAAQVLVKLGADLNRVRQQVIQLLSGYQGKEPAAAGAATGEAAPSTSLVLDQFGRNLTQAAREGKLDPVIGREKEIERVMQVLSRRTKNNPVLIGEPGVGKTAVVEGLSQKIIKGEVPETLKDKQLYTLDLGALVAGSRYRGDFEERLKKVLKEIRTRGDIILFIDEIHTLVGAGAAEGAIDAASILKPMLARGELQTIGATTLDEYRKHLEKDAALERRFQPIQVGEPSLAHTIEILKGLRDRYEAHHRVSITDAALVAAATLADRYISDRFLPDKAIDLIDEAGARMRIRRMTAPPDLRDFDERIAQVRRDKESAIDAQDFERAAQLRDKEKQLLGQKAQREKEWKAGDLDVVSEVDDEQIAEVLGNWTGIPVYKLTEEETSRLLRMEDELHKRVVGQEDAVKAVSKAIRRTRAGLKDPKRPSGSFIFAGPSGVGKTELSKALAEFLFGSEDALIQLDMSEFHDRYTVSRLVGAPPGYVGYDEGGQLTEKVRRRPFSVVLFDEIEKAHPDVFNTLLQILEDGRLTDGQGRIVDFKNTVIILTTNLGTRDVAKAVSLGFQASEDSDSNYDRMKQKVNDELKQHFRPEFLNRIDDTIVFHQLNRTEILSIVDIMISRIETQLRNKDMSMELTDNAKKYLAKKGFDPVLGARPLRRTIQRDIEDNLSERILFNELKAGQIVVVDCDGDPEDIDKSKLVFRGSDRPVTVPDAVPADLGGTAAAGADE